A stretch of the Chitiniphilus purpureus genome encodes the following:
- the acnA gene encoding aconitate hydratase AcnA has translation MPHSLHNTLQSFALPGGGSFRYYSLPALEAAGVGPVSRLPVSIRIVLEAVLRNCDGKKVTEEHVRQLANWQAVADRVDEIPFVVARVVLQDFTGVPLLADLAAMRSAAEAAGRNPNVIEPLVPVDLVVDHSVQVDVYGTPDALRQNMLLEFARNRERYQFMKWGMQAFDTFKVVPPGVGIVHQVNLEYLFRGVQNKDGIAYPDTLVGTDSHTTMINAVGVVGWGVGGIEAEAAMLGQPVYFLTPDVVGVELTGALREGVTATDLVLTVTELLRREKVVGKFVEFFGAGTASLSVTDRATIANMAPEYGATMGFFPVDDKTVAYLRGTGRLESEIEAFEAYFKAQRLFGVPQAGEIDYSRQLKLDLSTIVPSLAGPKRPQDRIPLPEMKKTFASLFSAPVAKNGFGKTGAQLSERVRVGYVAEQPPADNQHHSQTGLPRHEREMIDNRPTPDQVDTGHDVGVDVGHGDVLIAAITSCTNTSNPGVLLAAGLLARKALEKGLTVKPHIKTSLAPGSRVVTEYLEKAGLLQPLAQLGFALAGYGCTTCIGNAGDLTPELNLAIVQQDVIAAAVLSGNRNFEARIHPNIRANYLASPPLVVAFAIAGTVHIDMEHDPLGLDRDGNPVYLRDIWPSSEEINALLPFALDPEVFRRLYRDFAKDLDLWNAIPAPVGQVYSWPESTYIACPPFFDGFSMQPGTIGDVKGARALLILGDSVTTDHISPAGSFGEGTPAGQYLREHGVERADFNSYGSRRGNHDIMIRGTFANVRVKNLMLPPREDGTRVEGGFTLLDGRQVSVFEAATAYQQRGTPTVVIAGEEYGTGSSRDWAAKGTQLLGVKAVVARSFERIHRSNLVGMGVLPLQFKGTDSAETLGLTGTETFDVLGVDEELKPQQDLTLVIHRADGAIEHVAVRCRIDTPIEVDYYRHGGILPFVLRELLQGAA, from the coding sequence ATGCCTCACTCGCTGCACAACACCCTGCAATCGTTCGCCTTGCCCGGGGGCGGAAGCTTCCGCTACTACAGCCTGCCCGCGCTTGAAGCCGCCGGCGTCGGCCCGGTGTCGCGGCTGCCGGTCTCGATCCGCATCGTGCTCGAAGCCGTGCTGCGCAACTGCGACGGCAAGAAGGTGACCGAAGAGCATGTGCGCCAGCTGGCCAACTGGCAGGCCGTGGCCGACCGCGTCGACGAGATCCCGTTCGTGGTCGCGCGCGTGGTGCTGCAGGATTTCACCGGTGTGCCGCTGCTGGCCGACCTTGCTGCGATGCGCAGTGCGGCCGAGGCGGCGGGCAGGAATCCCAATGTGATCGAACCACTGGTGCCGGTGGATCTGGTGGTCGACCACTCGGTGCAGGTCGATGTGTACGGCACGCCCGATGCCCTGCGGCAGAACATGCTGCTGGAGTTCGCGCGCAACCGCGAGCGCTATCAGTTCATGAAGTGGGGCATGCAGGCGTTCGACACCTTCAAGGTGGTGCCGCCAGGGGTCGGCATCGTGCACCAGGTCAACCTGGAGTACCTGTTCCGCGGTGTACAGAACAAGGACGGCATTGCCTATCCGGATACGCTGGTCGGCACCGACAGCCATACCACGATGATCAATGCGGTCGGCGTGGTGGGCTGGGGGGTGGGCGGCATCGAGGCTGAGGCAGCCATGCTCGGGCAGCCGGTCTATTTCCTCACGCCGGACGTGGTGGGGGTGGAACTGACCGGCGCATTGCGCGAAGGCGTGACCGCGACCGATCTGGTGTTGACGGTGACCGAACTGCTGCGCCGCGAGAAGGTGGTCGGCAAGTTCGTCGAATTCTTCGGCGCCGGCACAGCCAGCCTCAGTGTCACCGACCGCGCCACCATCGCCAACATGGCGCCCGAATATGGCGCGACCATGGGCTTCTTCCCAGTGGACGACAAGACCGTGGCCTATCTGCGCGGCACCGGCCGGCTCGAATCGGAGATCGAAGCCTTCGAAGCCTACTTCAAGGCCCAGCGCCTGTTCGGTGTGCCGCAGGCAGGTGAGATCGATTACAGCCGCCAGCTCAAGCTGGACCTGTCCACCATCGTGCCCAGCCTGGCCGGCCCCAAGCGCCCACAGGACCGCATCCCGCTGCCGGAGATGAAGAAGACCTTCGCCAGCCTGTTCAGCGCGCCGGTGGCGAAGAACGGTTTTGGCAAGACCGGGGCGCAGTTGAGCGAGCGCGTCCGGGTCGGCTATGTGGCCGAGCAGCCACCGGCGGACAACCAGCACCACAGCCAGACCGGGCTGCCGCGCCACGAACGGGAGATGATCGACAACCGCCCTACACCCGACCAGGTCGACACCGGGCATGACGTGGGCGTCGACGTGGGGCACGGGGATGTGCTGATCGCCGCCATCACCAGTTGCACCAACACCTCCAATCCCGGCGTGCTGCTGGCGGCAGGGCTGCTGGCCAGGAAAGCGCTGGAAAAGGGGCTCACCGTCAAGCCGCATATCAAGACCAGCCTGGCGCCGGGCTCGCGCGTGGTCACCGAATACCTTGAAAAGGCCGGCCTGCTGCAACCGCTCGCCCAGCTGGGCTTTGCACTGGCGGGCTATGGCTGCACCACCTGTATCGGCAACGCGGGCGATCTGACGCCCGAATTGAACCTGGCCATCGTGCAGCAGGATGTGATCGCGGCTGCGGTGCTGTCGGGCAACCGCAATTTCGAGGCGCGCATCCATCCCAACATCCGCGCCAACTATCTGGCCAGCCCGCCACTGGTGGTGGCGTTTGCCATCGCCGGCACGGTGCATATCGACATGGAACACGATCCGCTCGGGCTCGACCGGGACGGCAACCCCGTCTACCTGCGCGACATCTGGCCCAGCAGCGAGGAGATCAACGCCCTGCTGCCGTTCGCGCTGGACCCGGAGGTATTCCGACGACTGTATCGCGACTTCGCCAAGGATCTGGACCTGTGGAACGCGATCCCGGCGCCGGTGGGTCAGGTGTATTCCTGGCCGGAGTCGACCTATATCGCGTGCCCGCCGTTCTTTGACGGCTTCTCGATGCAGCCGGGCACCATCGGCGATGTCAAGGGCGCGCGTGCGCTGCTGATCCTTGGCGATTCGGTGACCACCGACCACATCAGCCCGGCCGGCTCGTTCGGTGAAGGTACGCCCGCCGGGCAATACCTGCGCGAACACGGGGTCGAGCGTGCCGATTTCAACAGCTACGGCAGCCGGCGCGGCAACCACGACATCATGATCCGTGGCACGTTCGCCAATGTGCGGGTGAAGAACCTGATGCTGCCACCACGCGAGGACGGCACCCGCGTCGAGGGCGGCTTTACGCTGCTGGACGGCCGGCAGGTCAGCGTGTTCGAAGCCGCCACAGCCTACCAGCAGCGCGGCACGCCCACCGTGGTGATCGCCGGCGAGGAATACGGCACCGGCTCCAGCCGCGACTGGGCTGCCAAGGGCACCCAGCTCCTGGGGGTGAAGGCGGTTGTGGCCCGGAGCTTCGAGCGCATCCACCGCAGCAATCTGGTCGGCATGGGCGTGCTGCCGCTGCAGTTCAAAGGCACCGACAGCGCCGAAACGCTGGGGCTGACCGGCACCGAGACATTCGATGTGCTCGGGGTGGATGAGGAACTCAAGCCGCAGCAGGACCTGACGCTGGTGATCCACCGCGCCGACGGCGCCATCGAACACGTGGCGGTACGCTGCCGCATCGATACGCCGATCGAGGTGGACTACTATCGGCACGGCGGCATCCTGCCCTTCGTGCTGCGTGAGCTGCTGCAGGGTGCGGCATGA
- a CDS encoding PQQ-dependent sugar dehydrogenase, with protein MSARLLAGCLSGSLLILSPLAQAVPKPTQSDAYTVQTVVTGLAHPWSLAFLPDGRMLVTERPGRLRIIGRDGKPGAPVAGIPTVFASGQGGLLDVALDPQYAQNRLIYLSYAEPGDKGVAGTAVARATLQEAGGHASLQQLKVIFRQQPKVSGDNHFGSRLAFARDGTLFVTLGERKQRDNAQQLGMTLGKVVRIAPDGSVPADNPFKAKSDALPQIWSYGHRNPQGAAINPADGQLWLVDHGARGGDEVNVVQAGRNYGWPVITYGRDYTWLKIGEGTAKPGMEQPRHHWDPSIAPSGMAFYTGQRYPGWKDSLLVGALKDRMLVRLALDGERIVGEERLLTDLEQRVRDVRQGPDGWVYLLTDADPGAVLRVVPR; from the coding sequence ATGAGTGCGCGCCTGCTGGCAGGCTGCCTGTCGGGGAGCCTGCTCATCCTGTCGCCGCTGGCGCAGGCAGTGCCCAAGCCCACCCAGTCCGATGCCTACACCGTCCAGACCGTTGTCACCGGCCTTGCGCACCCCTGGTCGCTCGCCTTCCTGCCCGACGGGCGCATGCTGGTCACCGAACGTCCCGGCCGGCTGCGCATCATCGGGCGTGATGGCAAACCCGGCGCGCCGGTGGCCGGCATTCCCACGGTGTTCGCCAGCGGCCAGGGCGGCCTGCTCGATGTGGCACTGGACCCGCAGTACGCACAGAACCGGCTGATCTACCTGAGCTATGCCGAGCCGGGTGACAAGGGCGTTGCCGGCACCGCAGTGGCACGGGCCACGCTGCAGGAAGCGGGCGGCCACGCCAGCCTGCAGCAGCTCAAGGTGATCTTCCGGCAGCAGCCCAAGGTCTCGGGCGACAACCATTTCGGCAGCCGGCTGGCCTTCGCGCGGGACGGCACGCTGTTCGTGACGCTGGGCGAGCGCAAGCAGCGCGACAACGCGCAGCAGCTGGGCATGACGCTGGGCAAGGTGGTGCGCATCGCCCCGGACGGCAGCGTGCCGGCCGACAACCCGTTCAAGGCGAAATCGGACGCTCTGCCGCAGATCTGGAGCTATGGCCATCGCAACCCGCAGGGTGCCGCGATCAATCCGGCGGATGGGCAGCTCTGGCTGGTGGACCACGGCGCGCGCGGCGGCGACGAGGTCAACGTGGTGCAGGCCGGCCGGAATTACGGCTGGCCGGTCATCACCTACGGCCGTGACTACACCTGGCTCAAGATCGGCGAAGGCACGGCCAAGCCCGGCATGGAACAACCGCGCCATCACTGGGACCCGTCGATCGCCCCCTCGGGGATGGCGTTCTACACCGGGCAGCGCTACCCCGGCTGGAAAGACAGCCTGCTGGTCGGTGCGCTCAAGGACCGGATGCTGGTGCGGCTTGCGCTGGATGGCGAACGCATCGTCGGTGAGGAGCGCTTGCTCACCGACCTGGAGCAGCGGGTGCGCGACGTGCGCCAGGGACCGGACGGCTGGGTCTACCTGCTGACCGACGCGGACCCTGGCGCAGTGTTGCGTGTGGTGCCCCGCTGA
- a CDS encoding VOC family protein: protein MPDPLDPLLRDHRPIIPYLFVHDAAGALAFYQHAFDAQVCSVMQDGERIGHAELRIRGQPFMLASEYPELEVLSPRTRGGSTVGLLLYVDDADASFARAIRAGARARDPVVDKPYGDRSGTLIDPFGHLWYISSRITPPSPQEATADQ, encoded by the coding sequence ATGCCCGATCCGCTTGACCCCCTCCTCCGGGACCATCGTCCGATCATCCCCTACCTGTTCGTCCACGACGCCGCTGGCGCACTGGCGTTCTACCAACACGCCTTTGACGCCCAGGTCTGCTCCGTGATGCAGGACGGGGAACGGATCGGACACGCCGAGCTGCGCATCCGCGGCCAGCCTTTCATGCTGGCAAGCGAGTATCCGGAACTGGAGGTGCTCAGTCCCAGGACACGGGGCGGCAGCACTGTAGGTCTACTGCTGTATGTCGACGATGCCGATGCCAGCTTCGCGCGCGCCATCCGGGCCGGCGCACGGGCACGCGATCCGGTTGTGGACAAGCCCTATGGCGATCGCAGCGGTACGCTGATCGACCCGTTCGGCCATCTCTGGTACATCTCGTCGCGCATCACACCACCGTCGCCGCAAGAGGCCACAGCCGATCAATAG
- a CDS encoding DUF4124 domain-containing protein codes for MKKAVLLAMACCVAASAGAEIYKWKDADGRVHYSDSPPPGVGKKAQVINTKELPVSSLPLDRGTTQPAQTAQPPAQAGAQPPAQKQAEAAKDPQACEAALKRASFLKNNKLFKAINEKGNVEFMDDEKRKRELAEIDATVKQHCGTPSEQQ; via the coding sequence ATGAAAAAAGCCGTGTTGCTAGCAATGGCGTGTTGCGTGGCCGCATCTGCCGGTGCGGAGATCTACAAATGGAAAGACGCTGACGGGCGGGTGCACTACTCGGATTCGCCACCGCCCGGGGTCGGCAAGAAGGCCCAGGTGATCAATACCAAGGAACTGCCGGTCAGCTCGCTGCCGCTGGATCGCGGCACGACCCAGCCAGCCCAGACCGCCCAACCGCCGGCGCAGGCGGGCGCGCAGCCACCGGCGCAGAAGCAGGCGGAAGCCGCGAAGGATCCGCAGGCATGCGAGGCGGCGCTCAAGCGGGCCAGCTTTCTCAAGAACAACAAGCTGTTCAAGGCGATCAATGAGAAAGGCAACGTCGAGTTCATGGACGACGAGAAGCGCAAGCGTGAGCTGGCCGAGATCGATGCCACGGTCAAGCAGCACTGCGGCACGCCGTCCGAGCAGCAGTAG
- a CDS encoding ArsR/SmtB family transcription factor, with product MSIRQDGVTTAPAGPEPVNETLTLLQADLESGLFKALSEPTRQRIVSILLQHGRLSIMQIKAFFPQDRSVVSRHLKFLRETGVVNCTQQGRYAYYELNSFEVMGKLQGIVERLGRVLQAHYPAQWEEFEKQADPAIKKDAPESVL from the coding sequence ATGTCCATACGCCAAGACGGCGTTACTACCGCGCCAGCCGGGCCCGAACCGGTAAACGAAACCCTCACCTTGCTGCAGGCGGATCTTGAATCCGGCCTGTTCAAAGCCCTATCGGAACCCACCCGCCAACGCATTGTTTCAATTTTGTTACAGCATGGGCGCCTTAGCATCATGCAAATCAAGGCATTCTTTCCACAGGATCGCTCCGTGGTATCGCGCCATTTGAAGTTCCTGCGCGAAACAGGTGTGGTTAATTGCACGCAACAGGGGCGTTATGCCTATTACGAGCTCAACAGCTTTGAGGTGATGGGCAAGCTGCAAGGCATCGTCGAACGCCTGGGACGCGTGTTGCAGGCGCACTATCCGGCACAGTGGGAAGAATTCGAAAAGCAGGCCGACCCCGCCATAAAAAAGGACGCTCCGGAGAGCGTCCTGTAA
- a CDS encoding peptidase associated/transthyretin-like domain-containing protein: MRVIRKHLGEIGLLLALVGTTAWAAQTPEFVTGGIGDEESSALQAVKPQYNLHLLLTEKSGAYLSGVQVTIADRHGSTVLDTQAKGPYLWVKLPQGTYRVSATLDGATLDRTVNIKGQRTSTVHLTW; encoded by the coding sequence ATGCGTGTTATCCGCAAACATCTGGGCGAGATCGGGCTGCTGCTGGCCTTGGTTGGAACAACGGCCTGGGCGGCACAGACGCCGGAATTCGTGACCGGGGGGATCGGGGATGAGGAAAGCAGCGCGTTGCAGGCGGTCAAACCGCAATACAACCTGCATCTGCTGCTGACCGAGAAAAGCGGGGCGTACCTGTCCGGGGTGCAGGTCACCATTGCAGACCGCCATGGCAGCACGGTGCTCGACACCCAGGCCAAGGGACCTTATCTGTGGGTGAAGTTGCCGCAAGGCACCTATCGCGTGTCGGCCACCCTGGACGGCGCGACATTGGACCGTACGGTCAATATCAAGGGGCAGCGCACCAGTACGGTGCACCTGACGTGGTAG
- the rlmM gene encoding 23S rRNA (cytidine(2498)-2'-O)-methyltransferase RlmM: MTPATAVLFYCRSGFENDLYQEWQARSGLQARWESAAGYALAFLQEEPEPTLLHTDSWIFARQALRGMALVELGERDRLSPILDAIAALPAHWRGPWSAVWLEHPDSDEGKPLSGFCHRFTPLLEQALRERGMLDPTRDGPRLHLFFTGLNRVWLACSDPAHASPWPLGIARVRMPAEAPSRSTLKLSEALMTLVPDAHDCLKPGMVGVDLGAAPGGWTFQLVTRGLKVFAIDNGPLKGTMALHPYVKHLREDGFRYRPRHPVDWLVCDMVEQPARVAKLIADWFVRGDTRHAVFNLKLPMKKRWPEIERCFALIESALDEAGLRYTLAAKQLYHDREEITCYLALRRSAERTRRRRQVPDRV, translated from the coding sequence ATGACCCCCGCCACCGCTGTGCTGTTTTATTGCCGCTCCGGCTTCGAGAACGACCTCTACCAGGAATGGCAGGCCCGCAGCGGCCTGCAGGCCCGCTGGGAAAGCGCGGCGGGCTATGCGCTTGCCTTTTTGCAGGAAGAGCCGGAGCCCACGCTGCTGCACACCGACAGCTGGATCTTTGCCCGGCAGGCGCTGCGTGGCATGGCGTTGGTCGAACTGGGCGAACGCGATCGGCTCTCGCCCATCCTGGACGCCATCGCCGCGCTGCCGGCCCACTGGCGCGGCCCCTGGTCAGCGGTATGGCTGGAACACCCGGACAGCGACGAGGGCAAACCGCTGTCGGGCTTTTGCCACCGTTTCACACCGCTGCTCGAACAGGCGCTGCGCGAACGCGGCATGCTTGATCCCACGCGCGACGGCCCCCGCCTGCATCTTTTCTTCACCGGGTTGAACCGGGTGTGGCTGGCCTGCAGCGATCCCGCACACGCCAGCCCCTGGCCGCTGGGCATTGCCCGGGTCAGGATGCCGGCGGAGGCGCCGAGCAGATCGACCCTGAAACTCTCCGAGGCGCTGATGACGCTGGTACCTGACGCGCACGATTGCCTCAAGCCGGGCATGGTGGGCGTGGATCTGGGCGCGGCGCCGGGCGGGTGGACCTTCCAGCTGGTGACGCGCGGCCTGAAGGTCTTCGCCATCGACAACGGCCCGCTCAAGGGCACGATGGCGCTTCATCCATACGTGAAGCATCTGCGTGAAGACGGTTTCCGTTACCGCCCCAGGCATCCGGTCGACTGGCTGGTCTGCGACATGGTGGAACAGCCGGCGCGCGTGGCGAAGCTGATCGCCGATTGGTTCGTGCGCGGCGATACGCGCCATGCCGTCTTCAATCTGAAGCTGCCGATGAAGAAACGCTGGCCGGAGATCGAGCGCTGCTTCGCACTGATCGAATCGGCGCTTGACGAAGCCGGCCTGCGCTATACGCTTGCCGCCAAGCAGCTGTACCACGACCGGGAGGAGATCACCTGCTATCTCGCGCTGCGGCGCAGTGCGGAACGCACCCGGCGACGCAGGCAAGTGCCAGATCGGGTTTGA
- the mscL gene encoding large conductance mechanosensitive channel protein MscL — translation MLKEFKEFAVRGNVVDLAVGVIIGAAFGKIVDSLVRDVIMPPIGLVLGKVDFSNLYLLLKEGDKVAGPYATLKAAQDAGAVTLNYGLFVNAAISFVIVAFAVFLLVKGINNLRRQETAAAPSEPAPPPEDVLLLREIRDALKQ, via the coding sequence ATGTTGAAGGAGTTCAAGGAATTCGCCGTACGCGGCAATGTGGTCGATCTGGCCGTGGGCGTGATCATTGGCGCGGCGTTCGGCAAGATCGTCGATTCGCTGGTCAGGGATGTGATCATGCCGCCGATCGGGCTGGTGCTGGGCAAGGTGGACTTCTCGAACCTGTACCTGCTGCTCAAGGAAGGCGACAAGGTGGCCGGCCCCTACGCGACGCTCAAGGCGGCGCAGGACGCGGGTGCGGTCACGCTGAACTACGGGCTGTTCGTCAACGCCGCCATCAGCTTCGTGATCGTGGCATTCGCGGTATTCCTGCTGGTGAAGGGCATCAACAACCTGCGGCGCCAGGAAACGGCGGCAGCGCCATCCGAGCCTGCACCGCCGCCGGAGGATGTGCTGCTGCTGCGCGAGATCCGGGACGCGCTCAAGCAGTAG
- a CDS encoding HAD-IIA family hydrolase, whose product MKAIISDMDGVIYRGKQLIPGANEFVQRLLAEQVPFLFLTNNAEQTPLDLKLKLEYLGIRGLTEENFITSAMATAMFLKQQKERATVFVVGGGGLINELYNVGFSISESHPDYVVVSKTTSFSFEQMKKAVRLIDGGAKFIGTNPDMIDPVEGGNEPAAGTILAAIAAATGRQPYIVGKPNALMMTLATRKLGVHPEEAVMIGDRMDTDIVGGMEAGMSTVLVLSGVTTRDMIDQFPYRPQHVFDHVGQIDPHLL is encoded by the coding sequence ATGAAAGCCATCATTTCCGACATGGACGGTGTGATCTACCGCGGCAAGCAGCTGATTCCGGGCGCCAATGAATTCGTGCAGCGCCTGCTTGCCGAGCAGGTCCCCTTCCTGTTCCTGACCAACAATGCCGAGCAGACGCCGCTCGATCTGAAGCTCAAGCTCGAATACCTCGGCATCCGCGGGCTGACCGAGGAGAATTTCATCACCAGCGCCATGGCGACGGCGATGTTCCTCAAGCAGCAGAAGGAGCGCGCGACGGTGTTCGTGGTCGGCGGCGGCGGCTTGATCAACGAGCTGTACAACGTCGGGTTCTCGATCTCCGAGTCGCACCCGGACTACGTGGTGGTGTCCAAGACCACCAGCTTCAGCTTCGAACAGATGAAGAAGGCCGTGCGCCTGATCGACGGGGGGGCCAAGTTCATCGGCACCAATCCGGACATGATCGATCCGGTCGAGGGCGGCAACGAACCGGCGGCCGGCACCATCCTCGCCGCCATTGCCGCCGCGACCGGCAGGCAGCCATACATCGTCGGCAAGCCCAACGCGCTGATGATGACGCTGGCGACACGCAAGCTGGGCGTGCATCCCGAGGAGGCGGTGATGATCGGCGATCGGATGGATACGGACATCGTCGGCGGCATGGAGGCCGGCATGAGCACCGTGCTGGTGCTCTCCGGCGTGACCACGCGCGACATGATCGATCAGTTCCCCTACCGGCCGCAGCACGTATTCGACCACGTCGGGCAGATCGATCCCCATCTGCTGTGA
- the rarD gene encoding EamA family transporter RarD: MQRGILYALSAYLMWGLLPLFLKALQGIPAPEVLLHRMVWSLVFLGLILAIRRHWHWLGEALRQPQLLGRFTASAVLLAANWFTYIWAVQAGRVIDASLGYFINPLVSVLLGVLVLGERLRIGQWLAVAVAAGGVGWLTWRTGSLPWIALTLALSFGLYGLLRKTAQLGALEGLTLETLLLFPLAALALGMLVARGDAAVVTATGWVQLLCLMAGPFTAVPLLLFAAAARRIPLSLLGILQYSGPTVQLLLGILLWHEPFGRDSAIGFALIWAALILYTGEGFWATRRRVG; the protein is encoded by the coding sequence ATGCAACGCGGCATTCTGTATGCCTTGTCCGCCTATCTGATGTGGGGATTGCTGCCGCTGTTTCTCAAGGCGCTGCAGGGGATTCCCGCGCCCGAGGTGTTGCTGCACCGGATGGTCTGGTCGCTAGTCTTCCTGGGGCTGATCCTGGCAATACGACGCCACTGGCACTGGCTGGGCGAAGCGTTGCGCCAGCCGCAGCTGCTCGGGCGCTTCACCGCCAGCGCGGTCCTGCTGGCGGCCAATTGGTTCACCTATATCTGGGCGGTGCAGGCCGGCCGGGTGATCGACGCCAGCCTGGGTTACTTCATCAACCCGCTGGTCAGCGTGCTGCTCGGCGTGCTGGTGCTGGGGGAGCGACTGCGGATCGGCCAGTGGCTGGCGGTGGCCGTCGCGGCGGGCGGCGTCGGCTGGCTGACCTGGCGTACCGGATCGCTGCCCTGGATCGCGCTGACACTGGCACTGTCGTTCGGGCTGTACGGCCTGCTGCGCAAGACAGCGCAGTTGGGGGCACTCGAGGGCCTTACGTTGGAGACCCTGCTCCTCTTTCCGCTGGCAGCACTGGCGCTTGGGATGCTGGTTGCACGCGGCGATGCAGCTGTGGTCACGGCCACGGGCTGGGTGCAGCTCTTGTGCCTGATGGCGGGGCCCTTCACCGCGGTGCCGCTGCTGCTGTTCGCGGCAGCGGCGCGGCGTATCCCGCTGTCGCTGCTGGGCATCCTGCAGTACAGCGGGCCGACGGTGCAGCTGTTGCTGGGCATCCTGCTCTGGCACGAACCGTTCGGACGCGACAGCGCCATCGGCTTTGCACTGATCTGGGCGGCGCTGATCCTCTACACCGGCGAAGGATTCTGGGCCACGCGCCGCCGGGTGGGGTAG
- a CDS encoding nucleotide pyrophosphohydrolase, protein MDLPKLTAQIRAFAEARDWLPHHTPKNLVMAMSVEMAELLEHFQWLTPQQAEQLGRDPVRREPVEDEMADVLIYMLRLADVLGVDLERAIHAKMIKNALKHPAVPR, encoded by the coding sequence ATGGATCTGCCCAAGCTGACCGCCCAGATCCGCGCCTTCGCTGAGGCGCGTGACTGGTTGCCCCATCACACGCCGAAGAACCTGGTGATGGCCATGTCCGTGGAGATGGCCGAGCTGCTCGAACACTTCCAGTGGTTGACGCCACAGCAGGCCGAGCAGTTGGGCCGCGATCCGGTACGGCGCGAGCCGGTGGAGGATGAGATGGCCGACGTGCTGATCTATATGCTGCGGCTTGCCGATGTGCTCGGCGTCGACCTGGAGCGCGCCATCCACGCCAAGATGATCAAGAACGCACTCAAACATCCCGCCGTTCCGCGCTGA
- a CDS encoding 23S rRNA (adenine(2030)-N(6))-methyltransferase RlmJ, translating to MLSYRHAFHAGNHADVLKHFVLAELLAYLNQKDKPYWYIDTHAGAGMYALTEGYATRNAEFETGIARLWDSAGLPAPLARYRTLIGAFNPAGRLAFYPGSPLLAQRMLRPDDRLRLFELHTTDAALLADNVATMGRQAQWQQADGFAGLKALLPPPTRRAVVLIDPPYEDKRDYARVTQALTEALKRFATGVYAVWYPCLTREEATALPDRLKKLPAKGWLRAELHVGAPAADGFGMHGSGMFVLNPPYTLAATLEEVLPWLTTQLQRDAGARYVLEHQGA from the coding sequence ATGCTCAGCTACCGCCACGCCTTCCACGCCGGCAACCACGCCGATGTGCTCAAGCATTTCGTGCTTGCCGAACTGCTTGCCTACCTGAACCAGAAGGACAAGCCGTACTGGTATATCGATACCCATGCCGGCGCCGGGATGTATGCGCTGACCGAAGGCTACGCCACCCGCAACGCCGAGTTCGAGACCGGCATCGCACGGCTTTGGGACAGCGCGGGGCTGCCGGCGCCGCTCGCGCGCTACCGCACGCTGATCGGCGCCTTCAACCCGGCCGGCCGGCTGGCATTCTATCCGGGATCGCCGCTGCTGGCGCAGCGCATGCTGCGTCCTGACGACAGGTTGCGGTTGTTCGAGCTGCACACCACCGACGCCGCCCTGCTGGCCGACAACGTGGCAACAATGGGGCGGCAGGCACAGTGGCAGCAGGCCGACGGTTTTGCCGGATTGAAGGCACTGCTGCCGCCACCGACGCGCCGCGCGGTGGTGCTGATCGACCCTCCCTACGAGGACAAGCGCGACTATGCGCGGGTGACGCAGGCGCTCACCGAGGCGCTCAAGCGCTTTGCCACCGGCGTATACGCCGTCTGGTATCCGTGCCTGACGCGTGAGGAGGCGACAGCGCTGCCGGACCGGCTGAAGAAGCTGCCGGCCAAGGGTTGGCTGCGGGCCGAGCTGCACGTCGGCGCGCCGGCGGCCGACGGCTTTGGCATGCACGGCAGCGGCATGTTCGTCCTCAACCCGCCATATACCCTTGCCGCCACGCTGGAGGAAGTGCTGCCCTGGCTCACCACGCAACTGCAGCGCGATGCGGGGGCGCGGTATGTACTCGAACACCAGGGCGCCTGA